Proteins from a single region of Juglans microcarpa x Juglans regia isolate MS1-56 chromosome 5S, Jm3101_v1.0, whole genome shotgun sequence:
- the LOC121268158 gene encoding phosphatidylinositol:ceramide inositolphosphotransferase 1-like has translation MTLYIGRDASKLWKRVCAETLTEINLLAENWKYLLAGLIFQYVHGLAARGVHYLHRPGPVLQDAGFFLLPELGQDKAYISETLFTFIFLSFILWSFHPFILKSKKIYTVLVWCRVLAFLVASQILRIFTFYSTQLPGPNYHCREGSELARLPRPDSVIEVLLINFPRGMVYGCGDLIFSSHMIFTLVFVLTYQKYGTLRWIKQLSWLLAVIQSFLIVASRKHYTVDVVVAWYTVNLVVFFIDNKLPEMPDRTGGASLLLPMSTKDKDSKTKEENHKLLNGNSGDPADWWQRNQVNGKTLENGNTGHPDAAMNGV, from the exons ATGACGCTTTACATTGGTCGCGACGCTTCGAAG TTGTGGAAAAGAGTTTGCGCAGAGACATTGACAGAGATCAACCTTCTTGCAGAGAATTGGAAATACCTTCTCGCCGGTCTCATTTTTCAG TATGTACACGGTCTGGCTGCCCGAGGAGTTCATTATCTTCATCGGCCAGGGCCAGTACTTCAGGATGCTGGGTTCTTTCTTCTTCCG GAGCTTGGCCAAGACAAAGCTTACATCAGTGAGACTCTGTTCACCttcattttcttatcttttatcttG TGGAGCTTCCATCCATTCATCTTGAAGAGCAAAAAGATCTACACAGTCCTAGTATGGTGCAGGGTTCTAGCATTTTTAGTT GCCTCTCAAATTCTTCGTATATTTACATTCTATTCTACCCAGCTTCCTGGTCCAAACTATCATTGTCGTGAG GGTTCAGAACTTGCAAGGCTGCCTCGTCCTGATAGTGTAATTGAAGTCCTCTTGATCAATT TTCCTCGGGGCATGGTGTATGGTTGTGGGGATTTGATTTTTTCATCGCACATGATTTTTACGTTAGTCTTTGTGCTCACATACCAGAAATATGGCACGCTAAG GTGGATAAAACAGCTTTCCTGGTTGCTTGCTGTAATCCAGAGTTTCTTGATTGTAGCATCCCGCAAACATTACACAGTTGATGTTGTCGTTGCATG GTATACGGTTAATTTGGTGGTGTTCTTTATAGACAATAAATTGCCAG AAATGCCTGATCGTACTGGAGGAGCATCGCTCTTGTTACCAATGAGTACCAAGGACAAGGATAGCAAGACCAAAGAAGAGAATCACAAACTCCTGAATGGAAACTCAGGAGACCCTGCTGATTGG TGGCAGAGAAATCAAGTCAATGGCAAGACTTTGGAAAATGGAAATACAGGACATCCTGATGCTGCAATGAATGGTGTGTAG